In a genomic window of Thermincola ferriacetica:
- a CDS encoding P-II family nitrogen regulator codes for MKEIIAIIRMNKVGQTRSALAEAGFCRMTATKVMGRGKMLKDLALLDKATDENREIILQSMLKGGRLIPKRLLSIIVKDEDVQKVVDTIIAVNKEGHVGDGKIFVLPVTDVIRVRTGETGEEAI; via the coding sequence ATGAAAGAAATTATTGCCATTATCCGTATGAATAAGGTCGGTCAAACCAGAAGCGCCCTTGCTGAAGCCGGGTTTTGCCGGATGACTGCCACCAAGGTTATGGGCCGGGGCAAGATGCTTAAGGACTTGGCCTTGCTTGACAAGGCCACAGACGAGAACCGGGAAATCATTCTGCAAAGCATGTTGAAGGGCGGACGGTTAATTCCCAAGCGGCTGCTGAGCATAATTGTAAAGGATGAAGATGTACAGAAGGTTGTCGATACCATCATAGCCGTAAACAAGGAAGGTCACGTCGGTGACGGTAAAATCTTTGTCCTCCCGGTCACGGATGTAATCAGGGTCCGCACCGGGGAAACCGGCGAAGAAGCAATCTAA
- the nifD gene encoding nitrogenase molybdenum-iron protein alpha chain, with protein MSVTEKDLERILEAYPAKVKRNRKKHILIKDSSQEPQEIEANTRTIPGIITNRGCAYAGCKGVVLGPLKDIVHITHGPVGCGYYSWLTRRNKAKTPPDGKNYLAYCVTTDMQEKDIVFGGEKKLAQVIDEVVEIFKPNAITISATCPVGLIGDDIQAVAKAAQEKHGIPVMGFNCEGYRGVSQSAGHHIANNGLLEWVVGKGEMTAAPAKYSINILGEYNIGGDSWEIHRILEEIGYHVIAVASGDGSYEDLKNAHVADLNLVQCHRSINYIAEMLEIKYGTPWLKVNFIGVEATCQSLRDMAQYFGDEELIKKTEEVIAKELARIEPILEQYRKICKGKTAFCFVGGSRGHHYQKLFEDLGIETVLAGYEFAHRDDYEGRQVIPHIKVDADSKNIPELHVEPDPKFFKLRISPEKAEELKKKIPLSYYAGMNVDMKDGHVIIDDMNHFETEEFIRILKPDIFASGIKDKYIPHKMGIPSKQLHNYDYSGPYAGFNGAVKFAQDVTAMFTNPAWNFIAPPWKGKPLLEGQLQK; from the coding sequence ATGTCTGTTACAGAAAAGGATTTAGAAAGAATACTTGAGGCTTATCCTGCCAAAGTAAAAAGAAACCGCAAAAAGCACATCCTGATTAAAGATTCCAGCCAGGAACCCCAGGAAATCGAAGCCAATACCCGGACTATTCCCGGCATTATCACCAACCGGGGCTGTGCTTATGCCGGCTGCAAGGGCGTGGTGCTGGGTCCGCTCAAGGATATAGTACATATTACCCATGGGCCTGTGGGATGCGGCTACTATTCCTGGCTAACCCGGAGAAATAAAGCCAAGACGCCCCCGGACGGCAAGAATTACCTTGCTTACTGTGTTACTACTGATATGCAGGAAAAAGACATCGTATTTGGCGGCGAGAAAAAACTGGCCCAGGTCATTGACGAAGTGGTGGAAATCTTTAAACCCAATGCCATTACTATATCTGCTACTTGCCCTGTTGGTCTTATAGGAGACGATATTCAGGCAGTGGCCAAAGCAGCCCAGGAAAAGCACGGCATTCCCGTTATGGGTTTTAACTGCGAGGGTTACCGGGGCGTCAGCCAGTCGGCCGGCCACCATATTGCCAACAACGGTTTGCTGGAGTGGGTAGTTGGCAAGGGAGAGATGACGGCAGCGCCGGCCAAATATTCCATTAATATTTTGGGCGAGTACAATATCGGCGGCGACAGTTGGGAAATCCACCGTATTCTGGAAGAGATAGGTTACCATGTTATCGCCGTAGCCAGCGGTGACGGCTCTTACGAAGACCTGAAAAATGCTCATGTGGCTGACCTTAACCTGGTTCAGTGCCACCGGTCCATTAACTACATCGCGGAGATGCTGGAAATTAAATACGGTACACCGTGGTTAAAGGTGAACTTCATAGGCGTTGAGGCTACTTGCCAGTCCCTGCGCGATATGGCCCAGTACTTTGGTGACGAAGAGCTAATTAAAAAGACGGAAGAGGTTATTGCCAAGGAGTTGGCCAGGATCGAACCAATCCTGGAGCAGTACAGGAAAATATGTAAGGGTAAAACTGCCTTTTGTTTCGTCGGCGGTTCCAGGGGACACCACTACCAGAAGCTGTTTGAGGACTTGGGCATAGAAACCGTACTGGCAGGTTACGAATTTGCCCACCGGGACGATTACGAGGGTCGGCAGGTTATACCGCATATCAAGGTTGATGCTGACAGCAAGAACATTCCCGAATTGCATGTGGAACCGGATCCCAAGTTTTTTAAACTGAGAATTTCGCCTGAAAAAGCGGAAGAATTGAAGAAAAAAATCCCACTGAGCTATTATGCCGGCATGAACGTGGATATGAAGGACGGACATGTAATTATTGACGACATGAACCACTTTGAAACCGAGGAGTTTATCAGGATTCTCAAGCCCGATATTTTTGCGTCGGGGATTAAAGATAAATACATTCCGCATAAAATGGGCATTCCTTCCAAGCAGCTCCACAACTATGATTACAGCGGACCTTACGCCGGCTTTAACGGCGCTGTTAAATTTGCCCAGGATGTAACAGCTATGTTTACTAATCCGGCCTGGAACTTCATAGCTCCTCCCTGGAAAGGCAAACCGTTACTGGAGGGGCAATTGCAAAAATAA
- a CDS encoding P-II family nitrogen regulator: MLMIKAVVRPEKTNRILAELNDAGFPAVTKIDVVGRGKQKGVIVGDVVYDEIPKELLMIVVRDEDKDDVVSIIMRHAKTGEQGHYGDGKIFILPVEEVYTISSGKKEL, encoded by the coding sequence AAGCTGTTGTGAGACCTGAAAAAACCAACCGGATTCTGGCAGAACTCAACGATGCTGGTTTTCCGGCCGTAACCAAGATTGACGTGGTTGGTCGTGGTAAGCAAAAAGGCGTTATTGTGGGAGATGTTGTTTACGATGAAATTCCCAAGGAACTGCTGATGATCGTGGTTCGGGACGAAGACAAGGATGATGTGGTCAGCATTATTATGAGACACGCCAAGACGGGCGAACAGGGCCATTACGGCGACGGTAAAATCTTTATTCTTCCTGTGGAAGAGGTATATACCATCAGCAGCGGCAAGAAAGAGCTATAG